The window GGCCGACCAGGTCGCCGCCGACGTGACGCAGGCGCCCTCCCTCATGCTGTGGGGCGGCACCGGGACGGGCAAGACGCACGCCGCGTTCGGCGCGGTGCGCAGGATCGCGTTGACCGGACCCATCCGGTTCGGCTTCCTGGCGACCACGTTTCCGGACCTGTACGCCGCGCTCCGTCCGGGAGCGGGCAACGACGAGGAGCGGGAACGGCTCATGCGCCGCGTGCTCAGCGTCCCCGTCCTGCTGCTCGACGACCTCGGTACGACGAAGTCCTCGCTGTGGACGGAGGAGACGACGTACCGGATCGTCAACCACCGCTACAACCGCATGCTCCCGGTCGTCATCACGAGCAACGAGCCGCCCGCGGCTCTGCCGGAGCTGCTGGGCGACCGGATCGCGTCCCGCCTGATCGAGATGACGACGCGGGTCGAGATGACCGGCACCGACCGGCGCCTGAGCCGATGAACACCGCTGCACGAACCCACGGAAGCGGCTCCGGCCTGTACCGCCAAGCACCGCCGGAGCCGCACTCCTCCACCCGCGAAAGGCAAGGAGCACTGCCCATCATGACCGACCGCCGCAAGCCGCGCCCGGAACTGGCCAAAGCCCCCAAGATCCCGGCTCAGCGCTCCCAGAGCTGGCTGACCGTGGAGGAGTTCTGCGGAGAACTGCTGATCAGCCGCGACACCTTCTACGACTGGCGCAAGAAGGGCCGCGCGCCCAAGTGCGCCAAGCTCCCCAACGGAAGCCTGCGCATCCGGCGGACCGAGTTCGAGAAGTTCATGAGCATGGCTGAGGACAACGCCTGATGACCGGTACCGACGACCTGAGCTACAAGGTCTCCGTCTGGAAGATCACCACCTACAAGGGCTCCCGGGGGACGACCTACCGCGTGCGCTGGAAGGTGGGCACCGAGGAGTTCAAGGAGCCCTTCAAGAACAAGGCCCAGGCGGACGCCTTCCGCTCCCAGCTCGTGCAGGCGCAGAGCCGGGGCGAGGCGTTCAGCGCCGACCGCGGGCTGCCCGTGAGCATGCTCCGCGAGGAGGAGCACGGTCGCAGGCAGCGGTCCTGGTACGACTTCGCCGTCTCCTACGTGGACCACAAGTGGCCCGACATCTCCGCCAAGCACCGGGGGAACATCGCCTTCGCCCTCATGATGGTGACGACCGCGCTGTTCACCACGAACAAGGGCATGCCGGAACCGGCCCTCATGCGCGCGGCGCTCCGGCGCTACGCCTTCAGCAAGACCTACCGGGGGTCGGACCGCCCGCATGAGGTCGAGGAGGCCCTGCGGTGGGCCGCGAACCACTCCCGGCCGGTCTCGGACCTGGAGGACCCGAAGGTGGTCGAGGCGGCCGTGCGCGCCGCGACGCGGGACCTGAACGGCAGGAAGCTGGTGATCGGCTCACAGCGGCGCAACCACGGCATCATCAAGGCGGCTCTGGCGCACGCGGTCGCTGAGGGCTTCCTGACGCGCAACCCCGTCAAGGAGCTGGAGGCGACCGGTTCCCGCTCCATCCACCAGGTTGACCGGCGGTGCGTGGTCAACCCCCGGCAGGCCGCGCGGCTGCTCGACGCCGTGCGGGAGTACGGCTACGAGGAGACCGAGCGCAGGCAGGGGATGAAGTCCGGCCCGCGGCTGGTGGCCTTCTTCGGAGCGATGTACTACGCGGCGCTGCGGCCGGAAGAGGCGGTCAATCTGCGCAAGCACAACCTGTCCCTGCCCGCCCCGGAGAACGGTCGGCACGGGTGGGGGACGATCTATGTGGAGGAGGTCACCCCCGACGCACGGCCGGAGTTCACCGACGACGGCACCAGCCGCGACACCCGACGCGGTCCCAAGCAGCGCGAGGCCGGAGAGGTCCGGCCGGTCCCCTGCGATCCAGCCCTGACCGCCCTGCTGTGGGAACACCTGGAGATCTTCGGCACCGATCCGCAGGGGCGCCTCTTCACCGGGGTGCGCGGCGGTCCGCTGGCCACGATCACCTACCGGCGCGCGTGGGCGTGGGCACGACAGGAAGCGCTGAGCGAGCATGAGGCCGCCTCAGCGCTCGCCAGGCGTC is drawn from Nocardiopsis dassonvillei subsp. dassonvillei DSM 43111 and contains these coding sequences:
- a CDS encoding tyrosine-type recombinase/integrase yields the protein MTGTDDLSYKVSVWKITTYKGSRGTTYRVRWKVGTEEFKEPFKNKAQADAFRSQLVQAQSRGEAFSADRGLPVSMLREEEHGRRQRSWYDFAVSYVDHKWPDISAKHRGNIAFALMMVTTALFTTNKGMPEPALMRAALRRYAFSKTYRGSDRPHEVEEALRWAANHSRPVSDLEDPKVVEAAVRAATRDLNGRKLVIGSQRRNHGIIKAALAHAVAEGFLTRNPVKELEATGSRSIHQVDRRCVVNPRQAARLLDAVREYGYEETERRQGMKSGPRLVAFFGAMYYAALRPEEAVNLRKHNLSLPAPENGRHGWGTIYVEEVTPDARPEFTDDGTSRDTRRGPKQREAGEVRPVPCDPALTALLWEHLEIFGTDPQGRLFTGVRGGPLATITYRRAWAWARQEALSEHEAASALARRPYDLRHTCVSTWLNAGVSETLVARWAGHSVGVLKTIYAKCLVGEEERAKQQIEEAHRRY
- a CDS encoding ATP-binding protein; protein product: MNTATATPLLTRLARIAHERGLDTTPGPVDDDPHPDLPGHPAYHHRQRVNAALTKFERATPPRYLTASTEHPRVCDWADQVAADVTQAPSLMLWGGTGTGKTHAAFGAVRRIALTGPIRFGFLATTFPDLYAALRPGAGNDEERERLMRRVLSVPVLLLDDLGTTKSSLWTEETTYRIVNHRYNRMLPVVITSNEPPAALPELLGDRIASRLIEMTTRVEMTGTDRRLSR
- a CDS encoding helix-turn-helix transcriptional regulator; its protein translation is MTDRRKPRPELAKAPKIPAQRSQSWLTVEEFCGELLISRDTFYDWRKKGRAPKCAKLPNGSLRIRRTEFEKFMSMAEDNA